A window of Trichomycterus rosablanca isolate fTriRos1 chromosome 5, fTriRos1.hap1, whole genome shotgun sequence contains these coding sequences:
- the LOC134314721 gene encoding sterile alpha motif domain-containing protein 9-like has product YYYVAFFTEYILSTPVETWTASMVSKWLASIEVKKEYIMKLHEQEVDGQALLTIKEKNLKKKTGMKQGSALWILENRDELVDIQKAQKQQNNELESFAGNSDLGAASVKDFSATSTQKEDIKKDNITPPTRRVDSKPRPFGKNFDYPYVKHEVLQPETGPSDLITPCHEYKAFDIASTLEHDGKLQAKLAKEVFKFATGCMNVRSNGTIHFGVMDGGRNSDYVHGEIIGIPVRKKELFTDVLNKIESCFRKNSDVVWKCIRPPEFIPVIEHNSTEQRYVVEFDVVPSVNVVREKVFFVSLPNFKEESNKFELEYKTVFVRVGSSTKPVEDMENFYQGVQSRDAQREKVERAQHFTSPDLCQDLGRKLISLITSGKKQMEENKWYIIVTNKFLQKDLNDIDFLVNMKLFCVFDFDPDSMVSGLCQEYKKHHTVNSHFMQNFEGHLHLFEQTSWIFCNGRNDFKGNENPCDENTWCKTKRTFLKDCVSLICKYILPKGIFLVIFLLTSPVETPLLNTFYEFFTDMNGHDDIICISESPENFQKWQHFALQSCDMETVNRSSVVGMKMSHINATLQGIQNTTTRVAKLLPVYVKATCHLQKREEEKMCFLEILSVNHCEDSSPEFIESEKDRIERDFYRGAKVTWMNFWLAEQSFVGEMIKRDVYQDVTKLVADSLKFGINQMPISGINIYHHPGSGGSTVARQVLWNHRKDLRCAVVKPSYSAITVAEHAVILREYEEKDPQKCLPVLLLIEDCDKEYLEDLKNELEKAVNTKKIAHGIPCFILLSCRRSNTPEKMCKESPLLNVSVTHKLSAKEQRQFARKRQILVQQVQPEFILTFVLMCEEFEHQTIAKYVKQFVQNLVQDIDSTSDVTKLISYIALLNTYVENSFISQSHCEDFLSLQVPIRGKRFQQHTFESSLSDQAKLVLIHLRDEKTHIKSIRIIHQLVANEILSQLLGDKQQSDLALDLLHNDKLFEHRFGREDYRKFLRELFIRRYKISKGDKSDSLFSPLIEHVRKNENPGKAIELLQEAYKRFKKNAYVAQQLARLSYWHEKFEEAEQWAETAATILRNNSYILDTRGQVYRRWFTAKCKALENTHKTAESTADAIETALKAIACFQECQNAAVVEADSMNNSGFFGIVEVGCSLLELISSIDMFSDKHGQPELKKYLLTEHIPKEIDKPWEHLHGKLKNLQYTMHEALEWISEELSYFQTDLNTHEEETSKSSEMTIRRPKNWLVSKASVYGKYFSEDSLTTASSNLQSDAAEITSFMKRMIIYQLGGGNFTTIFSILDPKHKDQVKILEDIISMYRKSANIEQADLVNYIASNFALSAVSPQSRCLAFLKDLQKLSNSFLKDKSRCPSSALFLCTLLFWPESFDSDQEKESKYKTILTAVKFLQQTYWTKMKDIPPRKRRIYTHFFLGNGHAYDKFVHKSKIRNFPSVSEQRLKWVEGEIFKTPETAAMLKRVNGWTENRTVYLMGPKTENFPIHALNEHSLPAGNENVTFYLGFTFKGPVACDITVGQ; this is encoded by the coding sequence TATTACTATGTTGCCTTTTTTACAGAGTATATTCTCAGCACTCCAGTTGAAACATGGACAGCATCCATGGTGAGCAAATGGTTAGCCTCAatagaagtaaaaaaagaatacatCATGAAACTTCATGAACAGGAAGTAGATGGCCAAGCCCTACTTACaatcaaagaaaaaaatctgaaaaaaaagACTGGAATGAAACAAGGCTCTGCGCTTTGGATATTAGAGAACAGAGATGAGTTAGTTGATATCCAGAAAGCTCAGAAGCAGCAAAATAATGAACTTGAAAGTTTTGCTGGAAACAGTGATCTAGGTGCTGCATCCGTCAAGGACTTCTCAGCCACAAGTACCCAAAAAGAAGATATTAAAAAGGATAACATAACCCCTCCAACAAGAAGAGTAGACTCAAAGCCACGACCTTTTGGCAAAAACTTTGATTATCCATATGTGAAGCACGAAGTTCTTCAGCCTGAAACAGGTCCCTCAGATCTGATAACGCCTTGTCATGAGTACAAAGCCTTTGATATAGCTTCAACTTTAGAGCATGATGGTAAACTTCAAGCAAAGCTGGCAAAGGAAGTTTTCAAATTTGCCACAGGATGCATGAATGTTAGATCAAATGGCACAATACACTTTGGTGTAATGGATGGAGGAAGAAATTCTGACTATGTGCATGGTGAAATCATTGGCATACCTGTTAGAAAAAAGGAACTTTTTACTGATGTGTTGAACAAAATCGAAAGCTGTTTCAGAAAGAACTCTGATGTTGTGTGGAAGTGTATTCGACCACCTGAGTTCATTCCAGTAATCGAGCATAACAGTACTGAACAGCGCTATGTAGTTGAATTTGATGTTGTACCATCAGTGAACGTTGTGAGGGAAAAGGTGTTCTTTGTTAGCTTACCAAACTTCAAGGAGGAGTCAAATAAATTTGaacttgaatataaaacagTCTTTGTCAGAGTTGGCTCCAGTACAAAACCAGTTGAGGACATGGAAAATTTTTACCAAGGTGTCCAAAGCAGAGATGCTCAAAGAGAGAAGGTGGAACGTGCCCAACATTTCACAAGCCCAGACCTCTGCCAAGACCTTGGAAGAAAACTCATCTCACTAATAACAAGTGGGAAAAAACAAATGGAGGAAAATAAATGGTACATTATTGTTACAAACAAGTTTCTACAGAAAGATCTTAATGACATAGATTTCCTGGTGAACATGAAATTATTCTGTGTGTTTGACTTTGATCCAGATTCCATGGTATCTGGATTATGTCAAGAGTATAAAAAGCACCATACTGTGAACTCTCATTTCATGCAAAACTTTGAGGGTCACCTCCACTTGTTTGAACAAACGAGTTGGATATTCTGTAATGGGCGAAATGACTTCAAAGGCAATGAGAATCCTTGTGACGAAAATACTTGGTGTAAAACAAAGAGGACTTTTCTTAAGGACTGTGTGTCATTGATCTGTAAATATATTTTGCCCAAGGGGATCTTTCTTGTAATCTTCCTTCTCACATCACCAGTTGAGACACCTCTCCTCAACACATTCTATGAGTTTTTTACAGACATGAATGGTCATGATGACATCATTTGCATCTCAGAATCACCAGAGAATTTTCAAAAATGGCAGCATTTTGCTCTTCAGTCATGTGACATGGAAACTGTGAATAGATCAAGTGTTGTAGGTATGAAAATGAGCCATATCAATGCAACTCTTCAAGGAATCCAGAACACCACTACTCGAGTGGCTAAACTCTTGCCTGTGTATGTGAAAGCCACATGCCATCTTCAGAAACGTGAGGAGGAAAAGATGTGTTTCTTGGAAATTTTAAGTGTCAACCATTGTGAGGACTCCAGCCCTGAATTCATTGAGTCAGAGAAGGACAGAATAGAGAGAGACTTTTATCGTGGAGCAAAAGTGACATGGATGAACTTCTGGCTTGCAGAGCAAAGTTTTGTTGGGGAAATGATTAAAAGAGATGTTTATCAAGATGTAACTAAACTTGTGGCAGACTCTCTTAAATTTGGTATAAATCAGATGCCTATCAGTGGCATCAACATATACCATCATCCTGGTAGTGGTGGGAGTACAGTAGCAAGGCAGGTTTTGTGGAACCACAGAAAAGATCTAAGGTGTGCAGTTGTAAAACCGTCATACTCTGCTATCACAGTTGCAGAACATGCTGTTATACTCCGAGAGTATGAGGAAAAAGACCCACAGAAATGCCTTCCTGTTCTCTTACTCATTGAGGATTGTGACAAAGAGTATTTAGAAGACTTGAAGAATGAATTAGAGAAGGCTGTTAACACCAAGAAAATTGCACATGGAATACCATGCTTCATTCTTCTCAGTTGTAGACGATCCAACACTCCGGAGAAAATGTGTAAGGAGTCACCCTTACTGAAtgtttctgtaacacacaaactTTCAGCAAAAGAGCAAAGACAGTTTGCAAGAAAAAGGCAAATTCTTGTGCAACAGGTCCAGCCAGAGTTCATCCTGACATTTGTCTTAATGTGTGAGGAATTCGAACACCAGACCATTGCTAAATATGTCAAACAGTTTGTTCAAAATTTAGTACAGGACATTGATTCTACATCTGATGTCACCAAACTAATTAGCTACATAGCTTTGCTTAATACATATGTGGAGAACTCTTTTATTTCTCAGTCACATTGTGAAGACTTCCTTTCTCTACAGGTCCCTATTCGTGGAAAAAGATTTCAACAACATACATTTGAGAGCTCTTTGAGTGATCAGGCTAAATTGGTCCTCATACATTTGAGAGATGAAAAAACCCATATTAAATCAATCAGAATCATTCACCAGCTGGTGGCAAATGAAATTCTCAGTCAGCTTTTGGGTGACAAACAACAAAGTGACCTTGCACTTGACCTTCTTCACAATGACAAACTCTTTGAACACAGATTCGGGAGAGAAGATTACAGAAAATTTCTACGTGAACTCTTCATAAGACGATACAAAATAAGTAAAGGTGATAAATCAGACAGTCTTTTCTCTCCTCTCATTGAGCATGTGCGAAAAAATGAAAATCCTGGAAAAGCTATTGAGCTTCTCCAAGAGGCATACAAAAGATTCAAAAAGAATGCATATGTTGCTCAGCAGCTAGCTCGTCTGAGTTACTGGCATGAAAAATTTGAAGAGGCAGAACAGTGGGCAGAAACGGCAGCAACTATACTGCGTAACAATTCCTACATTCTTGACACCAGAGGTCAGGTATACAGAAGATGGTTCACGGCAAAATGCAAAGCTTTGGAGAATACCCATAAAACAGCAGAAAGCACTGCAGATGCCATTGAGACAGCACTTAAAGCCATTGCATGTTTTCAGGAATGTCAGAATGCAGCAGTTGTAGAAGCTGACTCAATGAATAATTCTGGATTCTTTGGCATTGTAGAGGTGGGGTGCAGCTTGTTAGAGCTAATTTCTTCAATTGATATGTTCTCAGATAAGCATGGTCAACCTGAATTAAAGAAGTACTTGCTCAcagaacacattccaaaagaaatTGATAAACCATGGGAGCACTTACACGGTAAACTCAAAAACCTCCAGTACACGATGCACGAAGCCCTGGAGTGGATATCAGAGGAACTAAGTTATTTCCAGACAGATCTAAATACACATGAAGAGGAAACCTCTAAAAGCAGTGAGATGACCATTCGTCGTCCAAAGAATTGGCTGGTATCCAAGGCCTCTGTTTATGGCAAGTACTTTAGTGAGGATTCACTCACCACAGCATCTAGTAACTTGCAGTCTGATGCTGCTGAAATAACTTCCTTTATGAAACGCATGATTATCTACCAGCTTGGTGGAGGAAATTTCACAACGATATTTTCTATCCTAGACCCGAAACACAAAGACCAAGTGAAGATTTTAGAGGACATAATTTCAATGTATCGCAAGAGTGCTAACATTGAGCAAGCAGATCTGGTCAACTACATAGCATCAAATTTTGCCTTAAGCGCAGTCTCACCCCAGTCACGGTGCCTGGCTTTCCTTAAGGATCTACAAAAACTGAGCAATTCTTTTTTAAAGGACAAGTCAAGATGCCCATCAAGTGCTTTATTTTTATGCACTTTATTGTTCTGGCCAGAATCATTTGACAGTGACcaagaaaaagaaagtaaatataaaaccaTTCTTACTGCCGTTAAATTCCTTCAACAAACATACTGGACCAAAATGAAGGACATCCCTCCTAGAAAGAGACGAATATACACTCATTTCTTTCTGGGAAATGGACATGCGTATGATAAATTCGTCCACAAGAGTAAGATCAGAAACTTTCCCTCAGTTTCTGAGCAGCGTCTTAAATGGGTGGAGGGGGAAATCTTCAAAACACCAGAAACTGCTGCCATGCTCAAGCGTGTGAACGGCTGGACAGAGAATCGTACTGTGTACCTCATGGGTCCTAAAACTGAAAACTTTCCCATTCATGCTCTTAATGAACACTCTCTACCTGCTGGCAATGAGAATGTCACCTTCTATTTAGGCTTTACTTTCAAAGGGCCTGTTGCATGTGACATCACTGTAGGACAGTAA